From Montipora foliosa isolate CH-2021 chromosome 6, ASM3666993v2, whole genome shotgun sequence, a single genomic window includes:
- the LOC138005298 gene encoding uncharacterized protein: MGPGIRETPSKSKCKIILSRDKRPSKRVSVGRFFLQVPWSDLLSPDLSCELKLKILTDIINLGLNTIMPERSTKVYETDRPWLSVQLKQLIARRQKAFASGNQYLFKILRNKVNRERKRCRKVYYENKVEGLRASRPRDWWREVKQLCGSTKFTERDLKSKLHKDLVCEDAVLAEKINQAFVRVMKDYSPLADSARVSADDDDPIVVTEQSVARKLREVSTSRASGPDDIPNWVLKEYADILAVPIADVLNASFSEVSVPRVWKLANVPPLPKTPIVSDFNKDLRPISLTSTLSKIAESFVIEKALKPVVLSHIDPGDSSWPLVILGADKRP; the protein is encoded by the exons ATGGGGCCGGGAATCAGGGAGACGCCCTCTAAGTCTAAATGCAAGATCATCCTCTCCAGAGACAAGAGACCCAGCAAAAGAGTCAGTGTGGGCAGATTTTTTCTTCAAGTGCCTTGGTCTGACCTTCTCTCACCTGATTTGTCATGTGAACTCAAGCTTAAAATTCTCACTGACATTATTAACCTTGGGCTGAACACGATCATGCCCGAGCGTTCTACAAAGGTGTACGAGACTGACCGGCCTTGGTTGTCTGTACAACTCAAACAACTAATTGCCCGTCGTCAGAAGGCATTTGCATCCGGGAACCAGTACCTATTTAAGATCTTAAGGAACAAAGTGAATCGAGAACGTAAGCGCTGTCGGAAGGTCTATTACGAAAACAAGGTTGAAGGCCTGCGCGCTTCCAGGCCTCGTGATTGGTGGAGAGAGGTGAAACAGCTTTGTGGCTCCACTAAATTTACTGAGCGCGATCTGAAATCCAAGCTCCATAAAGATCTCGTATGTGAAGATGCAGTTCTAGCTGAGAAAATTAACCAGGCGTTTGTTAGGGTAATGAAGGACTACTCGCCATTGGCAGATAGCGCGCGGGTGTCAGCAGATGATGATGATCCAATTGTAGTTACCGAGCAATCTGTCGCGAGGAAGCTTCGTGAGGTCAGCACTTCTCGTGCGAGTGGCCCAGACGACATTCCAAACTGGGTCCTAAAGGAATATGCTGATATCTTGGCAGTGCCCATTGCTGACGTCTTGAATGCCTCTTTCTCTGAAGTCAGTGTACCTCGTGTATGGAAACTGGCCAATGTCCCACCACTACCTAAAACGCCAATTGTCTCTGACTTTAACAAAGATCTACGGCCAATCTCACTTACTTCAACCTTGTCGAAGATCGCTGAGAGCTTTGTTATCGAGAAGGCTTTGAAGCCCGTGGTGCTATCCCATATTGATCCAG GGGACTCGTCTTGGCCCTTGGTTATTCTTGGTGCTGATAAACGACCTTAG